The genomic region ATCTGGCTATTCGGAATCCGACCGCACTTGCGCATGCTGTCCAGATGCGAGCCAGCGGGTCCTCATAGCGATGATGTGGTTTTCGTATAAATTCGGTCATTTGTGCCCTAAACGAACTGTCTAACCCTGGGGAGCTACGCTTCAAAACCGCGCCACGGAAGCTAGCCATGGCTCAGCTTTCGCCAAGCGAGCTACATAGCCCACTTGATTTTTCCTACCAATGACGCCACATTGCAGCAGTCCTTGAACCACTGAGATCTTCTTTATGAATCTGCAGGAACGCGAACAACTGTCGAATTTTTTGAATCAGCTCGAGCGCGCCAGCGTCCCGGAGAAAGTTGCAGAAGCCGACGCCATGATTCATCAGGCGGTCACCCGCCAGCCGGATGCCGCCTACCTGTTGGTACAACGCAGCCTCTTGCTGGAACAGGCTCTCAATGCCGCTAAGTCACAAATCGCCGCCTTGCAGCGGCAATTGCAAGAATCCAAAGACGGATTTCTCGCTGCGAATCCGTGGACGCAGCCTCAGCAAACGACTCAGCTTCCGGGCGCTGTGCCTGGCGCGCAAAACTACCAAATGCCCCGAAGCGCGACGGCAACTGCCGCCGTAAACCCGGTTGGACAGAGTTTCCTCGGGAGCATGGCGAGTACCGCAGCCGGTGTCGTCGCTGGCTCCTTTCTGTTTCAGGGACTGGAAAGCCTTTTGGGGCACCATTCGCCATTGGGTGGTTCGGGCTCCGAAACCTTCAATGACCACCCTACCGAGCAGACCGTGATCAACAATTATTACGGATCGGAATCACAATCCGACTGGAACCGCGAAGATTCGTCCGATCCCTTTCTTTCCAGCGACGACAGCTTTTCCTCAGATGACAGCGACGATTCTACCTGGGTGTAGCCGTACGCTGGGCGTTCCGATACATTTTACGCCCGCACGCGTCCGTTCAATGGGTCGCCTCTGAACATGGCAGCCTCCTCTGACAGATGCCGTATCATGCCTAGGTCAATTCGGCTAGTTGCGCTGCTTTTGTTGGCGACTGCTCTGAGCGGCTGCGTATGGCTACGTATGTTGGAACTGAAATCACAACTGAGCCAATTCGATGAAAATTTCAAAGTGAATGCCGGGCAGCATTTCACCCTTAATTTTCTGCATCCGGTACTCTACAGCGATGATTATCTGACTCTGGCGAAAGTAGAGCCCAGTTCAAAAGCCACTGAGAATGGCGGGGCTGAATGGAGGCAGGTCTTTCACAAGCTCAACGCCAAAGGCCAGCAGGAGACCGGTCGCGATGTTGTGTTCACCTTGCGATTCAACCGCAAGGATCGCCTGGAAAGCTGGGAATTCTCGCCCACTTTCATGGCCATGATTCCGCCACGTTTTCTTGAGGCGTCTTTGCGCTCCCTGGGCAAAGGGAACGTCGACCAGGGCAAACAGCGACTGCGGGTCAATCCGGAAGATCTGCCAAAAGTGGATGCCAAGCGTCCCACGCGCGAAGAAATCGTCGCCAGCCTTGGCGAACCCTCCGAAAAAACCATGGAGAATGGACTGAAGCTGCACATCTATCGTTTCCAAACGGAAACGGCGTCCACCGATTCCGGTTATGAAGACCGCCGCAATGCCTCGGCCAAGTTATTTTATGACCCCAAAACCCACGAACTCCAGAAGGTGACTGCTCGCTTCCTGGGATTAAAGTTCTCCGTGGATTTTCGCAAGTTCATCCAACTTGAGGCTTTGGGGAAAAACGATGCCACCTAGTTCGATCCTTAAAAGTACCGCCCATTGATCAGGAAATGGGTGGCGATGCTGGCGATGTAGCCTAGAGCAATCACAGGCGCCCACTTGAGATGCGACATAAAGGAGTAGGCGCCTTTAGTCTGTCCCAGCAGCCCGACCCCGGCAGCCGACCCGATCGCGAGTAGGCTGCCGCCTACCCCAGCCGTCAAGGTCACCAGCAGCCACTGACCCTCGGAGATTGCCGGCGCCATCGTCAGCACGGCGAACATGATGGTGCCATTGTCGATGAATGCCGAAATGATGCCAACCAGGATGTTGGCAACGGTCGGATCAAGATCGGTATACAGGAAATTGGAAGCCAGCGTCAGGTAGCCCATGAAGCTCAGGCCTCCGACGCCTGTCATCACGCCGTAGAAATAAAGTAAGGTGTCCCATTCCAGGCGCGAAACGTTATGAAATACGTCGAAGTGCTGTTTTGTCTCGATGAGGGCATCGTAAGGCGCTGCAGCGCTGTCTTCCGCGTCCACATCACGTTGCTCTTTGACCTGCCCGCCCCGTTCGACGCGCACTTTATACAGGTGAAAAAAGAAAAAGCTCAGATACGTGAGACCCGCCAGCATGCCGGCAGCGGGAGGCAGCCCGAGAAAATTCTCAAAGCACACGGACGTGACGATGGTAAGCAGGAACAGCACGATGATTCCTTTAGCCCCGTGCCGCATGGGTTGAGGCTTGCCCGCCGATCCAGGTTTTTCCTTGGGTACCCAGAAGTGCATGATCGCAGCCGGAACCAAGAAGTTCACAATAGAAGGAATCAACAAACTAAAGAAATGTGCAAAAGGCACTACGCCGCTTTGCCAGACCAATAGCGTCGTGATGTCGCCAAAAGGGCTGAATGAACCACCCGCATTGGTGGCAACCACGATGTTCACGCATGCGATGGTGACGAACCGACGATTCTTCTTTGCCATCGCCATGATCACAGCCCCCATCAGCAAGGCTGTTGTCAAATTATTACAGACCGAGGAAAGGAAGAACGACTGAACACCAGTGATCCAGAACAACTTGCGGTACCCGAAGCCCTTGCTGAGTAGCCATATGCGCAAGTTCTCGAAGACGCCACGTTGTTCCATGGCATTCAGGTATGTCATCGAAACCAGGATGAAGAGGAAAAGCTCGGCGTAACCTTCCAAAGTAACCCGAAAAGCCTTTCCAGATTCCTCCTGCATTCCCTTCGAAACATACACGACCGCGATCAGCACCCAGATGACACTGGCAGCAAACACCATAGGTTTGGACTTGCGCAGCATGGTGGCGTCTTCTAGCATCGCCAGCACATAAGCGATGGCGAACACTGCCAGCGCCGCATAGCCCACCCAATGATCGGTTAGGTCAAACGGCACGAAGCCACTGGGTTCAACCGCCCATAAATCCATCGGGAATAGCAGGGACGCAATGGACCAGAAGACCATCCACTTCAAATGCATTTTCGCAATCACCTTTCGTTTCAAATTTCAAGAAATCGCGCAGACGGTTTTATGCGAACACAAGCCGTCGCCAGCACTATCCAAACCCTTCATCGCTTGCCAATCGATAAGGTTGCCATAAATCTTGCCGTGCAATCCGCGGTCAAGGGTGAAAATTTAGGCAACGCTAACCGGGAGGCGTGGAACCCATTGTGATTCCTGTATACCATACGCGCCTTGGCTAACGCACGAATGGAGCATTTCCACATTGACACACACCCTGTCACATTCGGGCTCGAGTTACAGCACTGACCGTGGAGCGCCATGAAGCCCACCCGCGAAAGCAAGAAGACCAGCCTAATTCCGCTATGCATCAGCGCAATCGGCGTTGTATATGGCGATGTAGGCACCAGTCCGCTCTACACCATGAAAGAAATCTTCAATGAGAGCTATGGACTAACTCCGGACACCGGCACCGTCTACGGAGCGATTTCCCTCATCTTCTGGTCACTGATCCTGGTCATTTGCCTCAAGTACATTGTATTCGTCATGCGGGCCGACAACCGGGGCGAGGGTGGCATCATGGCATTGATGGCCCTGGCGCTGCGCAACCGCCACCGCTCGCAGCAGCGTGCAGTGATTACCACGCTGGGTTTGTTCGGTGCGGCGCTGTTTTACGGGGACGGCATCATTACGCCGGCCATTTCGGTACTGAGCGCAGCCGAGGGCCTGGAAGTCGCCGCACCGGCCTTGCATCCATACGTGCTTCCTCTGGCCGTGGGCGTACTCACAGCTCTCTTCTTGTTCCAGAAGAAAGGCACGGAACGAGTCGGCACCTTCTTCGGTCCGGTCATGATGATCTGGTTCCTTTGCCTGTCCCTACTCGGGGCGCGCGGTCTGCTGGAGAACCCCGGGGTAGTCGAAGCCCTCAATCCGAAATTTGGCTTTGACTTCTTTCTGGAGAATCGGTGGCACGGCTTCCTCGCCCTGGGCGCCGTCGTCCTCGCACTGACCGGCGCGGAAGCGCTGTATGCCGACATGGGGCACTTTGGTAGAAGACCCATCCAAATTACCTGGCTGGTCTTTGTAATGCCTGCCCTCCTTCTAAACTACCTAGGCCAGGCAGCCCTTATTCTCAAGAACCCGGCAGCAATCAAAAATCCATTCTTTCTGCTGGCGCCGGACTGGGCCTTGCTGCCGTTGATCGCCCTCTCCACGGCCGCCACCGTGATCGCATCCCAAGCCGTCATTTCGGGCGCATTTTCCATCACACGCCAAGCGGTGCAACTGGACTATATACCCCGCCAGCGCTTCGTACACACCTCCGCCTCCGAGATGGGCCAGGTCTATGCGCCCGCGGTCAACAAATTTTTGCTGATCGCCGTCCTGGGCCTGGTATTGAGCTTTCAATCGTCCACCGAACTGGCGTCCGCTTATGGATTCGCGGTCACGGGCACCATGGCCATCGATACCAGCCTCGCCTTCATCGTCGCCTTGGACGTCTGGAAATGGTCAACGCGCATCGCCGGAATGTTTCTTGCGGTATTTCTTAGCGTGGACTTGGCCTTCCTGGCGGCTAATGCCATCAAGGTGCTGGAAGGCGGATGGTTTCCGCTTCTGATCGGAGCGTTTCTGTTCGTGCTGATGACAACCTGGAAGAAGGGCCGGCAGGCTCTGATTTGGCACCTTCAAAGGAATTCAGTTTCTCTCACACAATTCTTGCGCGATATCCAGGCTTCCCCCGTGCCCCGCGTCCCTGGAACGGCGATATTCCTGTATAGCCGACACATCAGCATGCCCTACGCCCTATTGCAGAATGTGGAGTACAACCAGATCCTGCATGAAAGAGTCATCCTCCTCACCGTGATGACAGATGACATTCCCTATGTTCAAGCGGAAGAGCGACTGGAGATAGAAGACCTGGGACAGAACTTCTTCAGGATCACGGTACATTTTGGGTTCACCCAAACCCCCAATGTTGCGCATGCACTAGGACTGGCGTCGACCTTCGGCCTGGAATTGGACCTACCGCGGACCCTCTTCTATTTGGGACGTGAAACCCTGATCCCTTCGGACAACCCGGCACTCAACGCCTGGCAGGAACGGATATTCATCTTCATGTTCCGAAACGCTTCCAACCCGATCACCTTCTTTGCAATCCCGACCAATCGGGCAGTGGAGATTGGCACCTTGGTAGAAATCTGACGACAGAGGCTCTGAGCATCACGACTCCCCCGCGGTCCCTGGAACTCACTGCATATTGACGTCCGTGCATGAAAAGGGCCGCTTATGCGGCCTTTTCAAATTGCCTGGTACCGCCCCG from Methyloterricola oryzae harbors:
- a CDS encoding DUF2076 domain-containing protein, with product MNLQEREQLSNFLNQLERASVPEKVAEADAMIHQAVTRQPDAAYLLVQRSLLLEQALNAAKSQIAALQRQLQESKDGFLAANPWTQPQQTTQLPGAVPGAQNYQMPRSATATAAVNPVGQSFLGSMASTAAGVVAGSFLFQGLESLLGHHSPLGGSGSETFNDHPTEQTVINNYYGSESQSDWNREDSSDPFLSSDDSFSSDDSDDSTWV
- a CDS encoding potassium transporter Kup, which encodes MKPTRESKKTSLIPLCISAIGVVYGDVGTSPLYTMKEIFNESYGLTPDTGTVYGAISLIFWSLILVICLKYIVFVMRADNRGEGGIMALMALALRNRHRSQQRAVITTLGLFGAALFYGDGIITPAISVLSAAEGLEVAAPALHPYVLPLAVGVLTALFLFQKKGTERVGTFFGPVMMIWFLCLSLLGARGLLENPGVVEALNPKFGFDFFLENRWHGFLALGAVVLALTGAEALYADMGHFGRRPIQITWLVFVMPALLLNYLGQAALILKNPAAIKNPFFLLAPDWALLPLIALSTAATVIASQAVISGAFSITRQAVQLDYIPRQRFVHTSASEMGQVYAPAVNKFLLIAVLGLVLSFQSSTELASAYGFAVTGTMAIDTSLAFIVALDVWKWSTRIAGMFLAVFLSVDLAFLAANAIKVLEGGWFPLLIGAFLFVLMTTWKKGRQALIWHLQRNSVSLTQFLRDIQASPVPRVPGTAIFLYSRHISMPYALLQNVEYNQILHERVILLTVMTDDIPYVQAEERLEIEDLGQNFFRITVHFGFTQTPNVAHALGLASTFGLELDLPRTLFYLGRETLIPSDNPALNAWQERIFIFMFRNASNPITFFAIPTNRAVEIGTLVEI
- the nhaD gene encoding sodium:proton antiporter NhaD gives rise to the protein MDLWAVEPSGFVPFDLTDHWVGYAALAVFAIAYVLAMLEDATMLRKSKPMVFAASVIWVLIAVVYVSKGMQEESGKAFRVTLEGYAELFLFILVSMTYLNAMEQRGVFENLRIWLLSKGFGYRKLFWITGVQSFFLSSVCNNLTTALLMGAVIMAMAKKNRRFVTIACVNIVVATNAGGSFSPFGDITTLLVWQSGVVPFAHFFSLLIPSIVNFLVPAAIMHFWVPKEKPGSAGKPQPMRHGAKGIIVLFLLTIVTSVCFENFLGLPPAAGMLAGLTYLSFFFFHLYKVRVERGGQVKEQRDVDAEDSAAAPYDALIETKQHFDVFHNVSRLEWDTLLYFYGVMTGVGGLSFMGYLTLASNFLYTDLDPTVANILVGIISAFIDNGTIMFAVLTMAPAISEGQWLLVTLTAGVGGSLLAIGSAAGVGLLGQTKGAYSFMSHLKWAPVIALGYIASIATHFLINGRYF